The window CAAACTGTacttacttttcttttttgagcgCCGCTTTTGTGTCGGCTCAATTTTGATTGGTTACTATCCATTATATTGGCACGGGCCACGGGCACCGAATTAGAATAAATATATCAGTGTTCAAGTTCAATGGGTGCGTAAACGTATTTTCTATTGTCTTCctctataatatttaaaacacatttacaaattaaaaaaaaaaatgatcagTGTAAAAAGATAAGCAGCTTTTATAAATCTGTGATCCTCACGTACCACACGACTCAGAACGCAGCAACGCTGActatttattagatatttattagatatgattaggacagcatcaaatttagttaaggactttacgaaagaagattttttaatagtaatgttaaatagaatttgttcttcatctgatgttttaaaaaatttatttcaaaatcatgttgatacaaacactttagtgatgacaagcccttatacttatttaaaccataatgttatctataatagtaataaagccctttatcgtacttttcatgagaataatattaatctgtgtgggattttggagtctaatcacgccagtaactttggttcagacttggcatcattattacatgcacatattttcaaatattttaaaattaatatttcatcgaataaattgtctttgaatcatcaaattaatgagtctgaactagttactgatcgtgaattggattcttcttttttatagacgtGTCCACGaaagttgaatctcattcatgttcatattctactagtaaaattgaaattagctcttcgaaaaacttaagtatctttattcttaatatacaatccctaagaaacaagatggatgagcttcatcttttgctggacacatgtaattttcctgatattgtacttctgactgagcactggttgaggcctagtgaatgttttttaatatctgattatcttcctatatcaaatttttgtcgtcaacaatctatacatggaggaaccatgatcttggctaggcaaacaattgaaacgatttttttgtaatattgataagtatgatcatcttctgttagagaatgtttttgaattctctctttctttttgtaagcgttttaatttatatattctttgtgtttataggccacctacaggagatatgtctatgtttctggacaaacttgattctattttatcccagttgtccctacactctaaggttatattggctggtgactttaatatcaactacactgatgaaaccttgccacgtacttctcttttaagtattttaaattctgacactggccatttgactcgtcgtgtaaatgatgttcccctacctattcctatgtcttcccttaccaaaaactcattaatttacataagtaaaaaaaatttacaatcatgttcctctgtgtgttagacatatatcggatgttaaaaaacttaaaagagagttaaagtcgcttttattggctaaggcatattataacctggatgacttttttaatgataggttttaaccttggacatgttggaaagttttcttttttttccttttttcttctctagttttgtcaacaagtttacctttatttagtaattgattgttttatttagttatctttaatttaagtatgttcaaaaagttttgtcttcttgtgtttaattttgttcattgttttgtcaatttttgaaattgtatttgtgttttgtttttttagcttgtaggatgcttgtacacaagattattcttacgtaatatagcacattttctttctttctttctatttataGCTAGGCTATAGCTTATAAGgtcaaaagtaaaaaagttaataacgTATAATCACTGCTTCCAACTTCCAACAGACTCAAAACTCTCCCAAGAGCGGATGCGACGCTCTGAAACTATACAGAATAAACCGACACTAACAACGCAGCGTCTATGTATGTTTTATAAGTTAAAATGCAGTGCTTTCGCAATTCGCGTGCGCTCACGCTTGTGAGTATAACAACGTATTTGGCATCCAAAGCATCAACAATGGCGCCTATTAAGACCTTTTTAACATTGAGACAATACATACGTTGTTGAATATTctcatatttataaatttttcacattttttatttaacctttCTCAAAAGCGGACAAAAATGTTGGAACCGTCGATGTCCGTTTATCAGAGCTTTTACTGTACTTCTTTAAAACTTacttatgtatatttaaatcaCAGGCATGCCAcgttaaaaattaaagcaatatgatttttaaaaaatcgtcaaaatcaaaatatacaGACCTCTGAATAAAAAGCACTGTCTAAAACAACATCAAAACAGGCCATAGAGAAGGAATAATATAGAAAGAACAAAGATGCCTTTAAAAAACTCGAGCGTCTTGCCGCAGGaataattttagtataaatagttttttttttgtaaaacaaagaCCATCGGAGCCTAGAAAAGCAGCAATGCCAATAAAAAGCAGATCCAagtatacagtgcattttttttatctggggtcatagggttttacgtgtaatattttcaacctcatgttagaacctgttctatttaatcgatataggACTGGAACTTGGAACAAgtaaagtttaagttaacagacttctaaaaatcccattattttgtaaaaaaatttgcgaaaaacctattttttgaggaaattattttgtgtcactgtcagatatttgtctacctgctttgaagtgtaaaggtaatgaaggttacgaggtgcagaaaaagcaaactttttcatcagaaaaacgtattttaaataggtttctcgcaaatttttttgcaaaataatgggattttttaaagtctgttaacttaaacttcacttgttccaagtttcaatcctatcgattataAATAGAATAGGTTCCGACATGGgattgaaaatattacacgtaaaatcctacccgagataaaaaaaatggtctTTAGTTTTAGACGTGCTAGTTCCCAGCTTCTTGCATGAAATATCACCACAGTGCCATCAGTCTAAACTCTAAGGGAATCACTTCGCTGTGAATATATATCCAACGGTCCAAAATTGTGCCAataacctatttatttatttcttatacaaTATTGATCACTtacttttatctattttaatttcttgtttctTATTCGCTTTTAAGAGTatgttattgatttgatttacCATATACTGTTTGTTCTTATTagaagtaatttaaaatggaggattcgtattttttaatagcataaGATAATTAGAAAGGCAATTCCAACCCCACACTACCCAGGAATCATCCCTATCCAACCTCCAGGTAAATTATTTGCTTAAAGTATTGGGGAATCGAATTGTTCCCATAGAAATCGGTTCACACTATACTGATGAGAATTggtctcaaaaactaatgacCGCCAAGGATTTTATCACTAAACATTATTTATCAGACAGTGGGGACGTTGGATATTTGGCACAACACAATTTATTTGATCAAGTATGAAACTGAGAGGACACATAATCAAAGAACtaagaaaattcatatttacagaTTACAGAGCTGAAAGAAGACATTAGGATTCCAGAATATTGTTCTTAATAGTTATCTTACCACGTTTCTGTGACACATGCCATCCACATCTGAAGAAGTGGATGGTACTTGTTCTTGAGCTGTGCTGTAGAGGTCATGCAGATCTGAAGAAGACACATGTCGGCGATAGAAGTGTCCTTTAGGTGTAGCCGAAGAAGTGATGATGCAACACTGAAGAAGTagtaagaagaagaagaagttatGACTAATTGCCAAAGAAGTAATTATCTAAAGAACTCATCAGCGTATCTCATCAATTTCTTCAGATGTGGATGGCATGTGTCACAGAAACGTGGTAAGATAACTACTTCTTTGGCAATTAGTCATAACTTCTTCTTCTTACTACTTCTTCAGTGTTGCATCATCACTTCTTCGGCTACACCTAAAGGACACTTCTATCGACGACATGTGTCTTCTTCAGATCTGCATGACCTCTACAGCACAGCTCAAGAACAAGTACCATCCACGTCTTCAGATGTGGATGgcatgaaagaaagaaaatgtgctatataaacgtaagacaacaaaatcttgtgtacaagcatcctaaaaactaaaaatgtgtCACAGAAATGTGGTAAGATAACTACTGTTGTTGCAGTCTAAATTATGAAGATTCTACTGAGCCCGATATAAATGCTTGGCTGGGCCCTAAGGGGACAATTTCACCTTTGCATCAGGAtcccaaaaataatattttaactcaAGTGTATGGCACCAAACAAGTTTTATTATTCTCTCCAAAAGATAGTGAACACCTCTACCCCCATGAGGATAAATTGCTTTCAAACACTGCTCGAATAGATCCAATAAATCCTAACCTATTGAAGTTCCCTAAATACCAAAATGCACAATTATATAAATGCTTATTAGGACCTGGAGAAATGCTGTTTACTCCAGTTAAGTGGTGGCATCACGTTACTGCTTTGGAAAAGAGTTTTTCTGTTAGTTTTTGGtggcaataaataaatattcaataaataacaaatgtacaccctttattattaaaaaatgaaaaacaattaaaatattgtgtaatatattaaaacagTTTCAATAAAGTCGACAATGTTGTtgctatattatattatatatacattcCATACCTACATACATTCCACCCCACACAATAATGTCATATCTCAGAAGAGGATATTCCACTAGTGCCTTATAAAtcataagaattaatttaaagctcAAAATGCTGCGTAAAGTATAGAATTTATGAATGaggaatcttatttttttattgagataaAGCACATGCTGATCCCACTTCAGATGCCTGTCGATAATTTGATCAAATATATGTCTATTTGTCATTGTTATGAAAAAAGCTATATATTggagttttttaatgtttaaggtcaatttaaaagaaaattaaataaaataaaattaattatttaaaaagttcttaatcATAGTAAAACTGGTCTTTAGTTTAAGACGTGCTAGTTCCCAGCTTCTTGCATGAAATATCACCACAGTGCCATCAGTCTAAACTCTAAGGGAATCACTTCGCTGTGAATATCGTCGGCAAATTCACGAAGTGGCGAATATCAGTTTCTTATGTTTTCAGAAAATGGCGTTTTGGAAAGTTCattgtattttttacattacTTCGAATATTAACCTCAAGTTTTAACTGGGGATTGTAGGGATGGGATTATTTTGCATACCTAGGGAAAAAACGAGACTTTTACAATTGTAAcacacaaaaaaacaacattcgCCTTTTTGTAGTACAAACTTTATTGCCGGATTGACATTCGCCTTACAAAAAATATCATAACAGTATCCTTAAACATGCTAAAACTAAACAACAAAGTAGGTAATTATCGCAAAAAATACCactcttaaacaaaaaataggaaatataaacactaaacaaaaattaccaaaacattattttagttGATGGGTATGTAAGAGAAATCTTTTAATGGggcagattttaaaaaaaatccgtgTATTCGACGCCACGTATGACAGGATTTTTGCCCTCACATGAGAATAATaaggatttatattttttttccggaATTTTCTGAAGATCTTTATTTAGTCTAGCtatatgtaatttaaataagtgacaTTTCGTGGAAGTGTTATTATTCGGAAACTTGTGTCAAAATGgctatttttaaaagatatttggCTTAGTTCTGACTTGTTCACCATTGTTACAAAAATTTTGGTCCAGTTTATAACAACTTTCCCAAGTGAATCATCAGCTTGAGATCTAAGTATTCGCAAATCCTGAGACAATTTCTTAAAATCAAGAAAGTCATAAAAATTCATTTCGACCACAATGTACGGATGTTTACGCCTtgctaattttataataattggtataaTTTGActtggtaaaaataaatctccAGCTACTTTTATGGCTCTATTGATGGCACTGTGGGCCGAATCTCCCTCACTTTGGCCGTggcaagtttcaaaaaaataatgatgaacgcttttaatgtttttgctactttttaaaaaatacaagtacATTGCTGGTAAAActgagtttttgttttgtccaaAACACCcatctgaaaaaaaatcgaCTGTTTCAGCTCCTTTATTGTCACAAACTTGTAAAAATCTCTAAATGCATGATGCTATTTCTGATGCACCTCTTTTACTTTGAGTTTCATCCCAGGTATAGCAATAACAGTCTTTTGACGCTAGATCATAAATTGTGAAGTTATAAAAACTTAGGAGTTAGGCGTTGCTTGTAAAAGAGTGCACTCTCTTTAGAAATAGGAAGATGTATGACCTGCTGTAGATCAAAAACAGCATTGATATGTTTGTTGTTTTCAATTGCTCTCTGCTTACTATCTTGCTTCATTTCTCTTACTTTCTGCTTTTCACTTTGGTGTTTTTTAAAACTCTCCAATAAGCTCCTCTTTTTTACTTCGTCAGCAGTGTAGTATGTATTACAAATGGTACATTGGTCCTTTTTCGGTCTATGCACCGATAGATTGAGTTTATTGAATACTTTTCAATACTTAAAAATACTAGCAGGATCATCGTCTTTCTGAGCTTCTAATACATTCCATGCATTTTTGAAACTGAAAGTAGAGGTGACAAATATTCTTTTGAAGAATCTGCGCGACAAAAATGAAATTCTACCCTTGGAAACATGTTTATGTGATTTtcaatatcattttttaatttactgtcGCGTTCTTTCATTTTGCATGTTCTTCCACCTCTTCTTTCCTTCTCTATAACACCtgtattctttttcttcattatacAAGTTCTCATAAACTTTTTCGAAATACAAAAtgtatttagaaataaaacctTACAAACCTGAATTTTCTCCCCAAAGAACGGCAAATACCAGTCGTTTCTGTGTCCTTTCCTAGAGTAAATTTTTTGGAACTTAGGAACATCAGTTTCAATTAAACTGCACAAATATTGCTTTTGAAGGTCTAAGGAACCAAGACCATAAAACTCCGTAAATATTTCTTGTCGCGGATCTTTCGTAAATAAGTGACATTTTCTTCCAAATCTCTTACAATAATCACTTTTACAGGCTTCTTTAAGCAATTTTGGAGGAACGATATTCATTGTATTTGGAATTACAAATGGTAGCCCAGTTGCTTttctaaatttgttttcttttaaatattttactttacttCGTTTTCTATGACGAGGTATTTCAATTGGACTGCCCTCAACTTTAAAATCTGCAGGATTCAGAACAGTCTCTTCGTTAACCTTGCTTTCTTGTCTGCTTTTGTGGTTTATGCAGTCTAAATTTTGGTCAAAATGAGGCCAACAAAGTAAAATATTACACCTATGGCAAGCCGCCCAAACTTCTTCCAGCATCGcatgttttgcgatttatccaaggcatttgattgtgtagatcatggaatactgctgtctaagctcaataattatggctttagaggtgtggcattgcaatggctggaatcctatctgtctaatcgtacccaaagagttacagtatctggatgtttatccgattccagatcccttaaaactggagtacctcagggttcagtgttaggaccactattatttttgctctatgtaaatgatttgggttcattaaaactgcagggcaaagtggttcagtttgctgatgataccaccattttatggaatcatagagattctgataatgttagagctcAGGTTTTTAAgaatcttaagattttatcggagtggtgtgctgcaaacaggcttatatttaatgtgggcaaaacctttattatgggatttaagtgtgacgttcagggccttatgtttagtgaaaactcccccttgcaatacaaagaaagctgtaagttccttggtattaccattgatggtcgccttcgcttcgaagatcatatcctaaatcttgcatcaaaattatcctctggatgctttgcagtaagaatggcggggcatgagctgggaggggtagttgcacgttcagtgtacctttattgcctttttggggtttaagcaacaagggattattaaacataatttttgtgattcaaaaaaggcagttagatacctatgttccgctgggttaagagattcttgtaaacctctctttatatctcaaaaaatcctaactcttttatctcttagaaacagctactcttattcataaatgtcctaagcctccctctaacactggtcatatgactcgccaggttaacgattttcccttaccaatccctacatcctccctcaccaataactcacttatataccttagcaaaaaaatttatttataatttttgtttgaaatttgaagtgaatttggaattttttagtttttaggatgcttgtacacaagattttgttgccttacgtaatatagcacattttctttctttcttactgTTTGTTcttattataagtaatttaaaatggaggattggtattttttaatagcataaGATAATTAGAAAGGCAATTCCAACCCCACACTACCCAGGAATCATCCCTATCCAACCTCCAGGTAAATTATTTGCTTAAAGTATTGGGAAATCGAATTGTTCCCATAGAAATCGGTTTACACTATACTGATGAGAATTggtctcaaaaactaatgacCGCCAAGGATTTTATCACTAAACATTATTTATCAGACAGTGGGGACATTGGATATTTGGCACAACACAATGTATTTGATCAAGTATGAAACTGAGAGGACACATAATCAAAGAACtaagaaaattcatatttacagaTTACAGAGCTGAAAGAAGACATTAGTATTCCAGAATATTGTTGTTAGTAGTTATCTTACCACGTTTCTGTGACACATGCCATCCACATCTGAAGAAGTGGATGGTACTTGTTCTTGAGCTGTGCTGTAGAGGTCATGCAGATCTGAAGAAGACACATGTCGTCGATAGAAGTGTCCTTTAGGTATAGCCGAAGAAGTGATGATGCAACACTGAAGAAGTTATGACTAATTGCCAAAGAAGTAATTATCTAAAGAACTCATCAGCGTATCTCATCAATTTCTTCAGATGTGGATGGCATGTGTCACAGAAACGTGGTAAGATAACTACTTCTTTGGCAATTAGTCATAACTTCTTCAGCGTTGCATCATCACTTCTTCGGCTACACCTAAAGGACACTTCTATCGACAACATGTGTCTTCTTCAGATCTGCACGACCTCTACAGCACAGCTCAAGAACAAGTACCATCCACTTCTTCAGATGTGCATGGCATGTGTCACAGAAACGTGGTAAGATAACTACTGTTGTTGCAGTCTGAATTATGAAGATTCTACTGAGCTGATATAAATGCTTGGCTGGGCCCTAAGGGGACGGTTTCACCTTTGCATCAGGAtcccaaaaataatattttaacttaagtGTATGGCACCAAACAAGTTTTATTATTCTCTCCAAAAGATAGTGAACACCTCTACccctataaggataaattgctTTCAAACACTGCTCGAATAGATCCAATAAATCCTAACCTATTGAAGTTCCCTAAATACCAAAATGCACAATTATATAAATGCTTATTAGGACCTGGAGAAATGCTGTTTATTCCAGTTAAGTGGTGGCATCATGTTACTGCTTTCAGTTAGTTTTTGGtggcaataaataaatatacaataaataacaaatgtacaccctttattattaaaaaatgaaaaacaattaaaatattgtgtaatatattaaaacaatttcatTAAAGTCGACAATGTTGTTGCTATATTGATTTACAAATGAGACATTAGATTTCATAATGCTAAATGCACAGATTCTAACTATTATAACACATCCATTGCGCCCTAGATGATGTGATAGATcataaaatgaaacaaccttCGAGAATTTAATCATTATACAAATAACTAGGTCAGCAGTGAAGAATATATTTGATTGAAACACCCATACCCCCTAGGAGCCTACTTCTTTGTCCCAGGGGGCAGTAGTGGTTTACCTTTGTCCTTTCCTCTCAATTTCATTCCAATTGCTCTCTCGATCTTACCGAGAATAACATTGTTTGGGATACCTTTACCAGCTTCATAATCTGtgataatttgtggtttttcattaatttttgtggCCAACTCTTTCTGGCTCCAGCCCTTCGACTGGCGGCCCTGCTGTATCAACTTTCCCACGTCCAGGGAGATGGACTCATGTTTCAGCTCCTCAGTTTCCCGGTCCAATTTTGCGGTGTTTTTGGTGGTTACGTGTTGTTTATTACTGCCGGCACCCCCTACAAGTTTTAAAACGATCAATGTAAGTAAATACACCGCGCGCGGGGTCAATAGACTCACATTTGGTCTGTGTGTCCACGGCCAGTCCTTGTCTTCGAGCCGCGTTTATCGCCTGCTCGCTCTTCATAACGGCTGCTTTGGGGGCCCGTTTTTTCAAAACGGTCACGGTATCCCAGTCGgacattttaatgtttaattattgttGTGAAACGATACgcaatataaaaagaatttctttttcttttgccTTGTTAAAGGAATTTCGGCTACGAAAATGTAAATCGCTACTACGAGTTCCTGCTACAGTTATCTGTCAATTGTCAATTTTGACATTGTTGACAAGTGAAGTGAAGGTATAATTTTATTGCCGATGTTGCCAAACGTTCCAATATTAACATGTTTAAACAATGGTTAGTTTTTATAACTAAACCGTTACTGTAGAAACCAGTCATTTGTGATATATACaggtgaaaaataataaaaaaaaaactatggaGCAGTTAATTAATGGggttacatttaatttaattttcatgatTCAGGCAAGTCAAGTGCTCCAtggcaaacaaaaaaaaacaaatgaatacAAGAGACACCAGGCCCGGCGGCCATTTTGTTGTACGGAAAACCCGATAAGACCTGAactgaagaaaaattattttcattttaatattacaatGGATTCGAATAAAGAAAATAGGGCAAAACTGGTATTTGATACCTCAGAAGACATTGAAGTGTTAAGAAAAcgacaaaaccaaataaaggCACAAGAAATGTTTGAAAACTCGATAAATTTTCTAAGCATGATGTCAAAGACTTTGGCGGAAGTGAACTACAGTGCTAAAATATATACCATTGATCCCGAAGTGTTCTTGCAGAACGTCCTGCAAGGTCTTCAGAACAGTAACGAGAATCCGATAATGGATTTAAACGGGTGCGTGTTGAAAATTTTGTGCACTTCCCTACACTATTACATCTGCGCTATCCAAGAAGACGGAGCTAATTTTAAGTATCTCAATAAGGCCTGGGAGAATTTGAGCGAAAGCATTTTTATATTCGTCTCCAGTCCAATATTGTTGCAAACCGGCGCTTTCAAGAATATCGTCTTTTACTGGATCAGTgatttgttgaaaattattacTGAAGCGGACGGCGAACCTAAGAAAAATCCCAAATATCTAACTGTAAGTCAAACCTATAATTAAAGATAACTGTCGGattatcattttcttttaactaatagtcattaatataataatcccacgaatttaataaatacctatacctggactgctaatgcatatggccaaaAATGACagctgcctggtggccgccatttttatagttttttgatgttggtcactctgaacatttgcAGTGttgtcaacaaaaaatatattaaagattaAGCCGGCTGCACACGGTGTGCGAtaatataagatatattatagctcatatattacaaaaatatcgcTTATGATTAGTAAGCACACACCGCCGCTCATTGAcgctataataaatatctatatcCAGGCGATATATTATATCTCTGTACGAATATGCTTGCCGAgcgatattttcataatatatcTGGTCATATCTGACTATCCCCTTGCGTCCCGTCGCCCGCAGAGGCCGCAATTCGCTGCTGCCGAGTGCCGACTAGTCTACACTTGTTATccattatttgttttatttgtttggAGTTTAGAAAACTGTGCTTATAATGGAACAATTAATTGAAAGTGTGAGAAAATACCCATGTTTATGGAAAGTGGATACAGAAGACTATAAAAACAATGAAATGTAAAATACGctttaaaatgtggtttattaccTGTCATAGTTGTTCTTAGCCAATGGGTCTCTACAATGCAAATTCACTCAACAGTCATCATTCTCATATTGTTTGACATAAACCCgaacatcacataaaaataataaaaaaaaaatatttactgttctgtcaacttttggcaataataaaatatactcaccggg is drawn from Anthonomus grandis grandis chromosome 1, icAntGran1.3, whole genome shotgun sequence and contains these coding sequences:
- the LOC126736569 gene encoding LOW QUALITY PROTEIN: bifunctional peptidase and arginyl-hydroxylase JMJD5-like (The sequence of the model RefSeq protein was modified relative to this genomic sequence to represent the inferred CDS: substituted 2 bases at 2 genomic stop codons) — translated: MCHRNVVNYLLKVLGNRIVPIEIGLHYTDENWSQKLMTAKDFITKHYLSDSGDIGYLAQHNVFDQITELKEDISIPEYCSVLXRSCRSEEDTSDINAWLGPKGTVSPLHQDPKNNILTXVYGTKQVLLFSPKDSEHLYPYKDKLLSNTARIDPINPNLLKFPKYQNAQLYKCLLGPGEMLFIPVKWWHHVTAFS
- the LOC126739972 gene encoding uncharacterized protein LOC126739972; this encodes MEQLINGVTFNLIFMIQASQVLHGKQKKTNEYKRHQARRPFCCTENPIRPELKKNYFHFNITMDSNKENRAKLVFDTSEDIEVLRKRQNQIKAQEMFENSINFLSMMSKTLAEVNYSAKIYTIDPEVFLQNVLQGLQNSNENPIMDLNGCVLKILCTSLHYYICAIQEDGANFKYLNKAWENLSESIFIFVSSPILLQTGAFKNIVFYWISDLLKIITEADGEPKKNPKYLTLFNLIQKILVALSSFDPFFEHLIREIIKKFECTLSFCKINPKFAECIRDNNTTILYLLLIMKRAFGDAVIREYAVSNEASLKYKEVLETLIRFFEEGKCCSALIDLVNHILKYF
- the LOC126739994 gene encoding endothelial differentiation-related factor 1 homolog — its product is MSDWDTVTVLKKRAPKAAVMKSEQAINAARRQGLAVDTQTKWGAGSNKQHVTTKNTAKLDRETEELKHESISLDVGKLIQQGRQSKGWSQKELATKINEKPQIITDYEAGKGIPNNVILGKIERAIGMKLRGKDKGKPLLPPGTKK